In the genome of Rhizobium etli 8C-3, one region contains:
- a CDS encoding copper homeostasis protein CutC, producing MAALLEVCVDSPRGLAAAIEGGAGRIELCSALELGGLTPVAGLMKAAASAPIPVYAMIRPHSGPFIFDAADEDAMVADIDAVRAFGLAGVVIGANRPDGTLDMPLIHRLKQHAAGLGSTLHRAFDLVPDVDVALEQAIELGCERILTSGCAPKAMDGLETLKRISAKAGGRISIMPGSGVRHGNVVQILQITGAREVHGSCSSPAKIDPRSVSFGFAAPVSNQTDVAVVRQMRQAIDAA from the coding sequence ATGGCGGCTTTGCTTGAAGTGTGCGTGGACAGCCCGAGAGGCCTTGCTGCCGCAATCGAGGGCGGCGCAGGGCGTATCGAACTTTGCTCGGCGCTCGAACTGGGTGGCCTGACGCCGGTCGCGGGTCTCATGAAAGCCGCAGCCTCAGCACCGATCCCGGTCTACGCGATGATCCGGCCCCATTCCGGGCCTTTCATCTTCGATGCAGCCGACGAGGATGCAATGGTGGCCGATATCGATGCCGTCCGCGCTTTCGGCCTCGCCGGCGTCGTCATCGGCGCAAACCGGCCCGACGGGACGCTGGACATGCCGCTCATACACCGCTTGAAACAGCATGCTGCCGGTCTAGGCTCTACGCTGCATCGCGCCTTCGACCTCGTACCGGATGTTGATGTTGCGCTGGAGCAGGCCATTGAGCTTGGCTGCGAGCGCATCCTCACCTCCGGCTGCGCGCCCAAGGCGATGGATGGCCTCGAGACGCTGAAGCGTATCTCGGCAAAGGCCGGCGGCCGGATTTCGATCATGCCCGGAAGCGGCGTGCGCCACGGCAATGTCGTGCAAATTCTGCAGATCACGGGTGCCCGGGAGGTCCATGGCTCGTGCAGTTCGCCGGCCAAGATCGATCCGCGCTCGGTCTCTTTCGGTTTCGCGGCACCGGTCTCCAATCAAACCGATGTCGCGGTCGTCCGGCAGATGCGTCAGGCGATCGACGCGGCTTAA
- a CDS encoding VOC family protein yields MAKMIHSMIRVLDEARSVDFYGKVLGLIVADRVDFETFTLIYMSNAETGFELELTINKGRTASYDLGNGYGHLAVSVDEVAVEHERLTKAGLNPGELVELNRDGKLFGLFFFITDPDGYRIEVLQRHGRFR; encoded by the coding sequence TTGGCAAAGATGATCCACTCCATGATCCGCGTACTCGACGAGGCGCGCTCCGTCGATTTCTACGGCAAGGTTTTGGGCCTGATAGTCGCCGATCGGGTCGATTTCGAGACCTTCACCCTGATCTATATGAGCAATGCCGAGACCGGATTCGAGCTGGAGCTGACGATCAACAAGGGCCGTACAGCATCCTACGACCTCGGCAACGGCTATGGTCACCTCGCCGTTTCGGTCGATGAGGTCGCCGTCGAACACGAGAGGTTGACGAAAGCCGGTCTCAATCCCGGCGAGCTTGTCGAACTCAACCGCGATGGAAAGCTCTTCGGCCTGTTCTTCTTCATCACCGATCCCGACGGCTACAGGATCGAAGTTCTGCAGCGCCACGGTCGTTTCCGGTAA
- a CDS encoding ABC transporter permease: MEETLAVRKLDRLGVVLVVAGIIATALLPFIYVKANRIASGKPMLLTQLLDQPSIIILAILLVATAFATLLAQSAPLRLAIATLGLAALVAAIGLVAAAFTPPNSNAARMTPGAGFWVLLAVVGLIISDALVKVRLTPWMRVGALIGYTALLAGCLSSGLLDSLSIMKEFSTRSAQFWSEALAHSLLALGSLAIAIVIGLPLGILCFWVPKLRAAVLQGLSLIQTIPSLALFGILMLPLGYIATHVPLAADLGIRGIGTAPALIALVLYSLLPIVANTVVGLEGVDPSVRDAAAGMGLTRRQILTGIDMPLAFPVILTGIRIVLVQAIGLVTIAALIGGGGFGIFIFQGLGQTAMDLVMLGAVPTVFFAFSSAVILDAVIDSIRGSAA, translated from the coding sequence ATGGAAGAAACCTTAGCGGTCCGCAAATTGGATCGGCTTGGCGTGGTTCTCGTGGTTGCCGGCATCATCGCCACGGCCCTTTTGCCCTTCATCTATGTGAAGGCAAACCGCATTGCCTCCGGCAAGCCGATGCTGCTTACGCAGCTTCTCGACCAACCTTCCATCATCATTCTCGCCATTCTGCTGGTCGCTACGGCATTTGCCACACTCCTTGCACAAAGCGCCCCGTTGCGGCTTGCGATCGCCACGCTCGGGCTGGCCGCACTCGTGGCGGCGATCGGTCTCGTCGCCGCAGCGTTTACCCCGCCCAACAGCAATGCGGCGCGCATGACGCCGGGAGCCGGTTTCTGGGTGCTGCTTGCCGTCGTCGGTCTCATTATTTCGGATGCACTCGTCAAGGTCCGCCTCACGCCGTGGATGCGGGTCGGCGCGCTAATCGGCTATACTGCGCTCTTGGCCGGTTGCCTTTCTTCCGGCCTGCTCGACAGCCTGTCGATCATGAAGGAGTTCTCAACGCGGTCTGCGCAGTTCTGGTCCGAGGCGCTCGCCCATTCGCTGCTTGCACTCGGTTCGCTTGCGATCGCGATCGTCATCGGCCTGCCGCTCGGCATCTTGTGTTTCTGGGTTCCGAAGCTGCGTGCTGCCGTGCTGCAGGGCCTCAGCCTGATCCAGACCATCCCGAGCCTTGCGCTGTTCGGCATCCTTATGCTGCCACTCGGCTATATCGCAACGCATGTGCCGCTTGCAGCGGACCTCGGTATTCGCGGGATCGGCACGGCGCCGGCGCTGATTGCGCTCGTGCTTTACTCCCTGCTGCCGATCGTAGCCAATACGGTCGTCGGCCTTGAGGGCGTTGATCCTTCAGTGCGCGATGCGGCCGCCGGCATGGGACTGACGCGCCGGCAAATCCTGACCGGCATCGATATGCCGCTTGCCTTTCCGGTCATTCTCACCGGTATCCGCATCGTGCTTGTACAGGCCATCGGCCTCGTGACGATCGCAGCGCTCATCGGCGGCGGCGGCTTCGGCATCTTCATTTTCCAGGGCCTCGGGCAGACCGCCATGGATCTCGTGATGCTCGGGGCGGTGCCGACCGTCTTCTTCGCCTTTTCATCGGCCGTCATCCTCGATGCGGTCATCGACAGCATACGGGGATCGGCCGCATGA
- a CDS encoding ABC transporter permease — MKLIVANLFRFAALGLLLVLLFRTDWLSFILVPLTNNNAPPVYTQNSLPSLAFGHLELVVVSIVGSAILAVLAGVFVTRKSGEDFLPLSRAIANAGQTFPPVAVLALAVPATGFGAAPTLIALFLYGLLPIFENTVSGLRQVSPSVLDAADGMGMDATQRLFRVELPLALPLILEGLKVATVINIGTATIGSTVAAKGLGEVIIAGLISDNTAFILQGGLIVGLMAVLIYDAMGLVESAITQKIGLRPA, encoded by the coding sequence ATGAAGCTTATCGTTGCCAACCTCTTTCGTTTTGCAGCACTTGGGCTGCTCCTGGTCCTGCTTTTCAGGACCGATTGGCTTTCCTTCATACTGGTGCCACTGACCAACAACAACGCGCCGCCCGTCTACACGCAAAACAGCCTTCCATCGCTTGCCTTCGGCCACCTGGAACTGGTGGTCGTCTCGATTGTCGGCAGCGCCATTCTGGCGGTACTTGCCGGTGTCTTCGTGACGCGGAAAAGCGGCGAGGATTTCCTTCCGCTCTCGCGCGCCATCGCCAATGCCGGGCAGACCTTCCCCCCGGTCGCCGTGCTGGCGCTTGCCGTTCCGGCCACAGGCTTCGGTGCCGCTCCGACGCTGATTGCTCTTTTTCTCTATGGCCTGCTGCCGATCTTCGAGAATACCGTCTCCGGATTGCGCCAGGTTTCGCCGTCTGTTCTTGATGCCGCCGACGGCATGGGAATGGATGCGACACAGCGGCTTTTCCGCGTTGAACTGCCGCTTGCGCTTCCGCTCATCCTCGAGGGACTGAAGGTCGCAACCGTCATCAATATCGGTACGGCGACGATCGGCTCGACGGTTGCGGCAAAGGGACTTGGCGAGGTCATCATCGCCGGCCTGATTTCGGACAATACAGCCTTCATCCTGCAAGGCGGTCTCATCGTCGGACTGATGGCCGTGCTGATCTACGACGCAATGGGCCTCGTCGAAAGCGCGATCACGCAAAAAATTGGCTTGCGCCCCGCATAG
- a CDS encoding zinc-binding alcohol dehydrogenase family protein, with amino-acid sequence MKAVLCQNPGVLETIERPSPGTPAPGWVRLAVSHVGICGTDYHIFEGKHPFLEYPRVMGHEISATVLEAGDGVTMTAGTPVIVNPYLSCGNCVACRQDKPNCCTNIKVLGVHTDGAFCEEIAVPAGNLYAAKGLSLEAAATVEFLAIGAHAVRRSMAPAGSRSLVIGAGPIGLGAAIFSRIAGHDVTLLDTSAERLQMASERFGFVSGIVANDETAKAVMAKTDGDGFNAVFDATGYGPSMEKAFGFVAHGGALVLVSVVKDDIRFSDPEFHKREMTVIGSRNATRADFEHVADSIARGLVPVDKLITHRTTLADAPRDLPRWTHEKTGLIKAVIKVAA; translated from the coding sequence ATGAAAGCAGTGCTTTGCCAGAATCCCGGAGTGCTCGAAACGATCGAGCGCCCCTCCCCCGGAACGCCTGCCCCGGGCTGGGTCCGGCTTGCCGTCAGTCACGTGGGCATTTGCGGCACGGATTATCACATCTTCGAAGGCAAGCACCCCTTCCTCGAATATCCGCGGGTCATGGGCCACGAAATCTCGGCGACCGTGCTCGAGGCAGGTGACGGTGTCACGATGACTGCCGGAACGCCAGTGATCGTCAATCCGTACCTTTCCTGCGGCAACTGCGTTGCCTGCCGGCAAGACAAACCGAACTGCTGCACGAATATCAAGGTGCTTGGCGTCCACACCGATGGGGCGTTCTGCGAGGAAATCGCCGTTCCGGCCGGCAATCTCTATGCCGCGAAAGGCTTGAGCCTGGAGGCGGCAGCAACCGTCGAGTTCCTGGCGATCGGCGCACATGCCGTGCGCCGATCGATGGCGCCCGCCGGCTCGCGCTCGCTTGTCATAGGCGCAGGGCCGATCGGGCTTGGCGCTGCAATCTTCTCACGGATTGCCGGACATGACGTCACGCTGCTCGACACCAGTGCCGAACGTTTGCAGATGGCTTCGGAGCGGTTCGGCTTCGTCTCCGGTATTGTCGCCAATGACGAAACCGCTAAAGCCGTGATGGCAAAGACCGACGGCGACGGCTTCAATGCCGTATTCGACGCGACGGGCTACGGTCCTTCAATGGAAAAGGCATTCGGTTTCGTGGCGCATGGCGGCGCACTCGTGCTGGTCAGCGTCGTCAAGGACGACATCCGCTTTTCCGACCCGGAATTCCACAAGCGCGAAATGACGGTCATCGGCAGCCGCAATGCGACGCGGGCGGACTTCGAGCATGTCGCCGATTCGATCGCCAGAGGTCTGGTGCCGGTCGACAAGCTGATCACGCACCGCACCACTCTTGCCGACGCGCCGCGCGACCTCCCGCGCTGGACGCATGAAAAGACCGGCCTGATCAAGGCCGTCATCAAAGTGGCCGCTTAA
- a CDS encoding ABC transporter permease, whose translation MTVTPTEIVAPPPRRKVNILFSLTLIGLLLFLWILLGIVTVSFWTPLNISNLLRQGAMTAILALGQTFVIITAGIDLSVGAIVGFAGVILAWLLQAGVPVWASVLITLLIGVGIGAFHGFGIVKMGLPPFIITLATLTSLRGIGLLITNGSTINIVNEPFTNFARADFLGVPSLFWMVILVAVPSFIFLHLSRWGRYLFAVGSNREAARLSGVRVDGMIYLAYILSATFAAFVGVLLASRIAIGNATQADGWELQAIASSVIGGTSLFGAIGSVHGPLIGAFILATINNGANLLNVNSFWQRIITGLLIIVIVYFDQLRRRRSQ comes from the coding sequence ATGACTGTAACCCCCACGGAAATCGTCGCCCCGCCGCCGCGCCGAAAAGTGAACATCCTTTTCAGCCTGACCCTGATCGGGCTGCTTCTCTTCCTCTGGATCCTCCTTGGCATCGTCACCGTCAGCTTCTGGACGCCGCTCAACATCTCCAACCTGCTGCGGCAGGGTGCGATGACGGCAATCCTGGCGCTCGGCCAGACCTTCGTTATCATTACTGCCGGCATCGATCTATCGGTCGGAGCCATCGTCGGCTTTGCCGGCGTCATCCTCGCGTGGCTTCTGCAGGCGGGGGTGCCGGTGTGGGCATCCGTCCTCATCACGCTGCTGATCGGGGTCGGAATTGGGGCCTTTCACGGCTTTGGCATCGTCAAGATGGGTCTGCCGCCGTTCATCATCACCTTGGCGACGCTGACGTCGCTGCGCGGTATCGGGCTGCTCATCACCAACGGATCGACCATCAATATCGTCAACGAGCCCTTCACGAATTTCGCCCGCGCCGACTTTCTCGGCGTGCCGAGCCTCTTTTGGATGGTCATACTCGTTGCGGTTCCGTCCTTCATCTTTCTGCATCTGAGCCGATGGGGCCGCTATCTCTTCGCCGTCGGCTCCAACCGCGAAGCTGCCCGCCTTTCCGGCGTGCGCGTCGACGGCATGATCTATCTCGCCTACATTCTCTCGGCGACCTTCGCCGCCTTTGTCGGCGTGCTGCTCGCCTCGCGCATCGCGATCGGCAACGCGACTCAGGCCGACGGTTGGGAACTGCAGGCGATCGCCTCTTCCGTCATCGGCGGCACCAGCCTTTTCGGTGCGATCGGCTCGGTTCACGGTCCGTTGATCGGCGCCTTCATCCTTGCCACGATCAACAATGGCGCAAACCTCTTGAACGTCAATTCGTTCTGGCAGCGCATCATCACCGGTCTGCTGATCATCGTGATCGTCTATTTCGATCAGTTGCGCCGCCGCCGGAGCCAGTAA
- a CDS encoding ABC transporter ATP-binding protein, translated as MTMIEIRNVTKRYGAATVVDGVSMSVEKGSITVIVGTSGSGKSTLMRMINRLVPITEGQIFVAGQNVMDVPATDLRRKIGYAIQGHGLFPHRTVAQNIATVPELLGWDAARTAGRVDELLGLFNLDPSSFAEKYPHQLSGGQQQRVGVARALAAEPELLLMDEPFGALDPVIRGKAQDDLLAIQRQFGTTVVLVTHDMDEAFHLGNQIAVMSEGRLLQCSTPEKILTEPADPFVQQLTGTSDRALKLMSLLPLKASMAPAKTGLPYALPQSISLRDALAEMIWQGVEEAAVQDADRAPVGSISMTRLLELGRKA; from the coding sequence ATGACCATGATCGAAATCAGGAACGTCACCAAACGCTACGGCGCTGCAACCGTGGTCGATGGTGTCTCGATGAGTGTCGAAAAAGGGTCGATCACCGTCATCGTCGGCACGTCCGGTTCGGGCAAATCGACGCTGATGCGGATGATCAATCGGCTGGTGCCGATCACCGAAGGGCAGATCTTCGTCGCCGGGCAGAATGTCATGGACGTGCCCGCAACCGACCTCCGCCGCAAGATCGGCTACGCAATCCAGGGTCACGGGCTCTTTCCGCACCGCACCGTGGCCCAGAATATTGCAACCGTACCGGAATTGCTGGGCTGGGATGCCGCGCGAACCGCCGGACGCGTCGACGAGCTCCTCGGTCTATTCAATCTCGACCCGTCAAGTTTTGCCGAAAAGTACCCCCATCAGCTTTCCGGCGGTCAGCAGCAACGCGTCGGTGTGGCCCGCGCGCTTGCCGCCGAGCCAGAACTGCTGCTGATGGACGAGCCCTTTGGTGCGCTCGATCCAGTTATCCGCGGAAAGGCGCAGGACGATCTTCTGGCGATCCAGAGGCAGTTCGGCACGACCGTTGTTCTTGTGACCCACGACATGGACGAGGCCTTCCACCTCGGCAACCAGATCGCCGTCATGAGCGAGGGCAGGCTGCTGCAGTGCTCGACGCCGGAAAAGATACTGACCGAACCAGCCGACCCATTCGTCCAACAGTTGACCGGTACCTCCGACAGGGCCTTGAAACTGATGTCGCTGCTGCCGCTCAAGGCAAGCATGGCGCCGGCCAAGACAGGGCTGCCTTACGCGCTGCCGCAATCGATCAGCCTTCGTGACGCTCTCGCGGAAATGATCTGGCAGGGGGTCGAGGAAGCAGCTGTACAAGATGCCGACAGGGCTCCGGTCGGCTCGATCTCCATGACGCGGCTCCTCGAACTGGGCCGCAAGGCATGA
- the osmF gene encoding ABC transporter substrate-binding protein, giving the protein MLKKLALAVSLSAFLAGAAHAADVVVSSKIDTEGTLLGNVIALALDANGIKTQDRIALGATPVVRKAITAGEIDIYPEYTGNAGFFFNKADDAAWKNLEQGYEMAKKLDYDANKIVWLAPSPANNTWALGIRNDVAGPNNLKTMSDFGKWVAGGGDAKLAASAEFVNSAGALPAFQSTYGFQLKPEQMVVLSGGDTAATIKAAADQTNGVNTAMVYGTDGAIEAAELTVLEDDKNVQQVYAPTPIIREDVLKANPKIEEILAPIFKSLTADELRKLNARIQVEGEPAKSVAETYLKEKGFLK; this is encoded by the coding sequence ATGCTCAAGAAACTCGCGCTTGCCGTCTCACTTTCAGCTTTTTTAGCGGGTGCGGCCCATGCTGCCGACGTCGTGGTCTCGTCGAAGATCGATACAGAAGGCACGCTGCTCGGCAACGTCATTGCACTGGCACTGGATGCCAACGGTATCAAGACGCAGGACCGCATCGCATTGGGAGCGACGCCGGTCGTGCGAAAGGCGATCACGGCCGGCGAAATCGACATCTATCCGGAATATACCGGCAATGCCGGCTTCTTCTTCAACAAGGCCGATGATGCGGCCTGGAAGAACCTCGAGCAAGGCTATGAAATGGCCAAGAAGCTCGACTACGATGCCAACAAGATCGTCTGGCTGGCCCCCTCGCCTGCCAACAACACCTGGGCGCTCGGCATTCGCAACGATGTCGCAGGTCCAAACAACCTCAAGACCATGTCCGATTTCGGCAAATGGGTCGCCGGCGGCGGCGATGCGAAGCTTGCAGCTTCCGCCGAGTTCGTGAACTCGGCAGGTGCGCTTCCCGCCTTCCAGAGCACTTACGGCTTCCAGCTGAAGCCCGAACAGATGGTCGTCCTTTCCGGTGGCGATACCGCAGCCACGATCAAGGCCGCCGCCGACCAGACGAACGGCGTCAACACCGCCATGGTCTATGGCACCGACGGCGCAATCGAAGCGGCCGAACTCACCGTCCTTGAAGACGACAAGAACGTGCAGCAGGTTTATGCGCCGACCCCGATCATCCGCGAGGACGTGCTGAAGGCAAACCCGAAGATCGAGGAAATCCTCGCTCCGATCTTCAAGAGCCTGACGGCCGACGAACTGAGAAAGCTCAACGCCAGGATCCAGGTCGAGGGCGAGCCGGCAAAGTCTGTTGCCGAAACCTATCTGAAGGAAAAGGGCTTTCTGAAGTAG
- a CDS encoding LysR family transcriptional regulator, whose amino-acid sequence MHLGAIFVASHVLASGSVRETARRFSLAASTVSAAVTNLEGELAIKLTKRSSGELVKLIASGKVRDALQPIMLGLEQLYEVVGDLAEAFESWASRIPVKLVTIERFLEVADQGSINRAARRLQLGQPQLSLQIANLEKFVGHQLFERKAQGSTLTEKGRRVHGIFSAVSQAWNDLKSAADERYRRAARSLRIGSIIPTGAESWVARCLGALVADWNAGRSKNAISLISMTADDLREALKSGRIDVAILDSVFELESFGHRELLRTDLVAIAPPESTGLTVADLVAEHPICTPSERTGLGDAATALSHEPTASRRFRSQDIMAADSLPVIVDLVSNHGYVSFLGRVSALPIADRVRIVELAEHIPISYHVAFNHRKASADACAMIAAAVQKIISEPVAKTAAVA is encoded by the coding sequence TTGCATCTCGGTGCCATTTTTGTCGCCAGCCACGTTCTCGCCTCGGGTTCGGTTCGCGAAACGGCGCGGCGCTTCTCGCTCGCGGCCTCTACGGTGTCGGCGGCGGTCACCAATCTTGAGGGCGAGCTTGCCATCAAGCTGACCAAGCGCAGTTCCGGTGAACTCGTCAAGCTGATTGCCAGCGGCAAGGTTCGTGATGCGCTGCAGCCCATCATGCTCGGCCTCGAGCAGCTTTATGAAGTTGTCGGCGACCTCGCCGAAGCCTTCGAAAGTTGGGCATCGCGCATTCCGGTCAAGCTCGTGACGATCGAGCGCTTTCTGGAGGTCGCCGACCAAGGAAGCATCAATCGTGCCGCTAGGCGCCTTCAGCTTGGCCAGCCGCAACTTTCATTGCAGATCGCCAACCTTGAGAAGTTCGTCGGTCACCAGCTTTTCGAACGTAAGGCCCAGGGCTCGACGCTGACCGAGAAGGGAAGGCGGGTTCACGGGATCTTTTCGGCTGTGAGCCAAGCCTGGAACGATCTCAAGTCGGCGGCCGACGAACGATACCGGCGCGCGGCGCGTTCGCTTCGTATCGGGTCGATCATTCCGACGGGTGCGGAAAGCTGGGTCGCGCGCTGCCTGGGCGCTCTGGTGGCCGATTGGAATGCGGGGCGCAGCAAGAATGCCATCTCGCTGATCTCCATGACCGCCGATGATCTGCGGGAAGCCCTGAAATCTGGCCGCATCGACGTGGCGATCCTGGATTCTGTATTCGAGCTGGAAAGCTTCGGACATCGCGAGCTCCTACGCACAGATCTGGTCGCAATCGCGCCTCCGGAAAGTACCGGGCTGACCGTCGCAGATCTGGTGGCCGAGCACCCCATCTGCACGCCGAGCGAGCGAACCGGTCTGGGCGATGCCGCAACTGCATTGAGCCACGAGCCGACTGCAAGCCGCCGCTTCCGCAGCCAGGATATCATGGCGGCGGATTCACTGCCCGTGATCGTCGATCTCGTTTCGAACCACGGCTATGTCTCGTTCCTAGGACGAGTCAGCGCGCTGCCGATCGCCGATCGCGTCCGTATCGTCGAACTCGCCGAACACATCCCGATTTCCTATCATGTCGCCTTCAATCATCGAAAAGCATCGGCGGATGCCTGCGCCATGATTGCTGCAGCCGTGCAAAAAATCATCTCGGAGCCCGTCGCGAAAACCGCTGCTGTCGCCTAA
- a CDS encoding glycoside hydrolase family 2 protein, translating to MIEKAELQSGWTFSCNDTGRPDLSGSIPAAVPGCVHLDLLANRLIVDPYIDVNEISNDWIGRTEWTYRCSFEAAADEGKVHELVFDGLDTIATIRLNGKEVARTFNQHRTYRFDVSALLKAGVNELTVTFHSAYAYGAEMEEHYGYRPNNYPGPGNLMRKMACNFGLDWGPTLVTAGIWKPVRLESWDRAQLFETRVSATLAGGDGLVKVHAKLARHGASGACRIVAEIAGVSHTVEIAQDAAEASFDISVSSPRLWWPHHLGAQPLYPLKIELRDSVSDDLLDSYSKEIGFRSVRLDTSPDANGSAFAFIVNEVPLFICGANWIPDDCFPSRVTSDRYVTSIGEAKAANISMLRVWGGGIFERDEFYEACDRAGMLVWQDFLFACAAYPEEEPLLSEVEAEVRDNVVRLMSHASLIVWNGNNENIWGFDEWGWRPIIKEGVTWGLGYYLDLLPKLCAELDPDRPYYPGSPYSGTMDIAPNADEHGCKHIWDVWNDVGYEVYRDYIPRFCSEFGWQAPPSWTTLEESVHDDPLTPQSHGVFHHQKATHGNERLIRGLAGHLPVPKTMADWHFATQLNQARAIRFAVEHMRSHRAICKGAVVWQFNDCWPVTSWSALDSAGRRKPLWYAMQQAFDPRLLTIQPRRDKLAAIAVNEQTLFWRSKISGRRVKLDGTVLAEFEFWRLLCDRFEAKEFILPDDIASPDAADDEVIVVQMLDKRAFHYFVEDVDLKLPRPQFDVAVTRVDDGCEVKVTARSFLKDLCLMADRLDPSAVADSMLVSLLPGESHVFTMSTKRPISPEEIVPGVVLRSANDLLSRYD from the coding sequence ATGATCGAAAAAGCCGAACTTCAAAGCGGCTGGACGTTTTCCTGCAACGATACAGGGCGTCCCGACCTGTCCGGATCCATTCCCGCAGCCGTTCCCGGCTGCGTGCATCTCGACCTTCTGGCAAACCGTCTGATCGTCGACCCCTATATAGACGTCAACGAGATCAGCAACGACTGGATCGGCAGGACGGAATGGACCTATCGATGCAGCTTCGAAGCCGCTGCCGATGAAGGCAAGGTTCATGAGCTGGTTTTCGACGGGTTGGATACGATCGCGACGATCCGCTTGAACGGCAAGGAGGTGGCGCGAACCTTCAACCAGCATCGCACCTACCGCTTCGATGTTTCAGCGTTGCTGAAGGCCGGCGTCAACGAACTCACCGTCACCTTTCATTCCGCCTATGCGTACGGTGCGGAGATGGAGGAGCATTATGGCTACCGGCCCAACAATTATCCCGGGCCAGGCAACCTCATGCGCAAGATGGCATGCAATTTCGGCTTGGACTGGGGACCGACCTTGGTGACTGCGGGGATATGGAAGCCGGTGCGGCTGGAAAGCTGGGATCGGGCACAGCTCTTCGAGACGCGGGTATCGGCAACGCTTGCAGGTGGCGATGGCCTGGTAAAGGTCCATGCAAAGCTGGCGCGGCATGGCGCATCCGGTGCCTGCAGGATCGTCGCCGAGATTGCGGGCGTATCCCATACGGTCGAGATTGCGCAAGATGCCGCAGAGGCCAGCTTCGACATCAGTGTTTCATCTCCGCGGCTTTGGTGGCCGCATCATCTCGGCGCCCAGCCACTCTATCCGCTGAAGATCGAGTTGCGCGACAGCGTAAGCGATGACTTACTCGATAGCTATTCCAAGGAGATCGGTTTTCGTTCTGTCCGGCTTGATACTTCGCCGGACGCAAACGGCTCAGCCTTCGCCTTTATCGTCAACGAGGTGCCGCTTTTCATCTGCGGCGCGAACTGGATTCCCGACGATTGCTTCCCCTCCCGTGTGACTTCGGACCGCTATGTCACGAGCATCGGCGAGGCAAAGGCAGCAAACATCAGTATGCTGCGCGTCTGGGGCGGAGGCATTTTCGAGCGCGATGAATTCTACGAGGCTTGCGACCGCGCCGGGATGCTGGTCTGGCAGGACTTCCTGTTTGCCTGCGCTGCCTATCCGGAGGAAGAGCCGCTTCTAAGCGAAGTTGAAGCCGAGGTACGTGATAATGTCGTGCGGCTGATGTCACATGCTTCGCTCATCGTCTGGAATGGCAACAACGAGAATATCTGGGGGTTCGACGAGTGGGGCTGGCGCCCAATCATCAAGGAGGGCGTTACCTGGGGGCTTGGCTATTATCTCGATCTGCTCCCGAAGCTGTGCGCAGAACTCGACCCTGATCGTCCCTATTATCCCGGAAGTCCATATTCCGGCACGATGGATATCGCGCCCAATGCGGACGAACACGGCTGCAAGCATATCTGGGATGTGTGGAACGACGTCGGATACGAGGTTTATCGCGACTACATCCCACGCTTCTGCTCCGAATTCGGCTGGCAGGCGCCGCCGAGCTGGACGACTCTTGAAGAAAGCGTGCATGACGATCCGCTGACGCCGCAATCACATGGCGTCTTTCATCATCAAAAGGCGACGCATGGAAACGAACGGCTGATTCGCGGGCTTGCCGGGCATCTGCCCGTGCCGAAGACGATGGCCGACTGGCATTTCGCCACACAGTTGAACCAGGCGCGCGCCATCCGCTTCGCCGTCGAGCATATGCGCTCGCATCGCGCCATCTGCAAAGGTGCAGTCGTTTGGCAGTTCAACGATTGCTGGCCGGTAACCTCCTGGTCCGCACTGGATTCTGCAGGCCGGCGCAAGCCTCTCTGGTACGCCATGCAACAGGCTTTTGATCCGCGCCTGCTGACGATCCAGCCGCGCCGAGACAAGCTCGCCGCCATAGCCGTCAACGAGCAGACGCTTTTCTGGCGGTCGAAAATCAGCGGCAGGCGCGTGAAGCTCGACGGAACGGTGCTTGCCGAATTCGAATTCTGGCGACTGCTCTGCGACAGGTTCGAAGCCAAGGAATTCATCCTGCCGGACGATATCGCTTCTCCGGATGCGGCTGATGACGAGGTGATCGTCGTGCAGATGCTCGACAAACGCGCTTTCCATTATTTCGTCGAGGATGTCGACTTGAAGCTGCCGAGGCCGCAGTTCGACGTCGCGGTAACCCGGGTTGACGACGGATGCGAGGTGAAGGTTACGGCCAGAAGTTTTCTGAAGGATCTTTGCCTGATGGCCGACCGGCTCGATCCGAGTGCAGTGGCAGATTCGATGCTTGTCTCCCTGCTGCCGGGCGAGAGCCACGTTTTCACAATGAGCACGAAAAGGCCAATTTCTCCGGAAGAAATCGTGCCGGGCGTCGTTCTTCGCTCGGCCAACGATCTCCTCTCAAGATACGATTAA